The sequence AGTCGCCGTACCGGGCTCGCTCGTGCCGGAGGCGAAACCGGAACCCGCACCCGAAGCGGCACCACCGGCGGCGGTGCATGCCGAACACGGCGCCGCGCATCCGCCCTCCGAATCCGGCGACATGCGCGAGCCGAGCTTCACCGCATGGCCGGGTCCCGAGATGCGCGCCGAGCCGCAAGAACGCGTGCCGGCGGCAACGCCCGAGCAAGCGGAAGAACCGACTTTCCCGAACAAGGTGGCCTCCTCGTGGGGCGCCGATCCGGAACCGCACTTCGGCGCGCCCGAGCCGGAAGCCTCGGCAACTCAGACGTCGACGTCCGAACCGTCCGGCGCGAATTCATTCGCAGCACAACGCCGCACCAGCTCGCCCTTCGAGGCCGAGCCCGCCGCCGCCAACACGCGCAACTTCGAAGTCATGCGCGAGAAGCGAGCTCCCGAACCGAGCCGTATCGTCTGGCGCACTATCGGCACGCTCATTGCGCTCGTGCTTGCGGTTGCGCTCGTCGCTCAGCTCGCCTGGTGGCGCCGTGAAACGGTGATGGTGTATTGGCCGAGTTCGCAAGCGCTCTTCGCCCAGGTCTGCGAGCAGCTCAGTTGCCAAATCTCGCCGCCGCGCGATATCGACGGCCTGCAAGTCGAAGCGTCGGATCTGCGCCAAGTCGACGGCCCGCATCACCTCGAATTGCGCGTGCCGCTGCGCAATCGTTACAACGTCGCGCTCGCGTACCCGGCGATGGAGCTCACGCTGCTCGACGACAAAAACAACGTCGCGATCCGACGCGTGCTGTGGCCGCAAGACTATGTGCGCCCAGGTACGCCGATCGCCGCTGGCCTGCCCGCCCGCACCACGCAGACGATGATCGTGCGGCTCGACACCGGCAATGCCGTCGCCAGCAATTTCCGCGTTCAGATCTTTTACCCGTAGCGCACGCCGAGCGCGTCTTGGTCCGACAAAGGCCACGCGCGCTCCCCTTCTCAGTCAATCTCAGACGAATCTTCGGAGCACAACATGAGTCAAGTCACGCTGGGTGGCAACCCGATCGAAGTCAGCGGCACGTTCCCGTCGGCGGGCCAGCAAGCCCCCGAGTTCTCGCTCGTCGGCAAGGATCTCAAGCCGGTCACGCTCGCCGATTTCGCCGGCAAGCGCAAAGTGCTCAACATCGTGCCGAGCCTCGACACGCCGACGTGCGCCACGTCGACCCGCAAGTTCAACGAAGCCGCCGGCAAGCTCGCGAACACGGCCGTGATCGTCGTGTCGGGCGACCTGCCGTTCGCCGCAACGCGCTTTTGCTCGACCGAAGGCATCGAAAACGTCGTAACGGCCTCGACCTTCCGCGGCCATGATTTCGCGAAAGCGTACGGCGTCGACGTCACGAGCGGCCCGCTCACCGGCCTGACGGCGCGCGCCGTGGTCGTCCTCGACGAACAGAACAAGGTGCTGCACGCCGAGCTCGTCGGCGAAATCAAGGATGAGCCGAACTACGACGCAGCGCTCGCCGCGCTGAAGTAAGCACGGCACACGTCGCAATGCGCCGCGCCGTTCGCGCGGCGTTTTTGCATCGACAGCGGCATTGTCGCCACTCACATTCATAGGAAACCTAGCTTTGGCTACGCTGATCTGCGGCTCGCTCGCCTACGACAACATCATGACCTTCCAGGGCCGCTTTCGCGACCACATCCTGCCCGAGCAAGTGCACATCCTGAATGTGAGCTTCCTCGTGCCGACGATGCGCCGCGAATTCGGCGGCTGCGCCGGCAACATCGCCTACGCGCTGAAGCTGCTCGGCGGCGACGCGCGCATCATGGCGACGCTCGGCGCCGTCGACGCGCAGCTCTACCTCGACCGCCTCGACAGCCTCGGTCTCACGAAAGCGCACGTGCGCGTGCTGCCGGACACCTATTCGGCGCAGGCGATGATCACGACCGACCTCGACAATAACCAGATCACCGCGTTCCACCCGGGCGCGATGATGGAATCGCACCTGAACCGCGCGGACGAAGCGCCCGGCGTCAAGCTCGGCATCGTCGCGCCGGACGGCTACGACGGCATGGTCCAGCACTCCGAACAGTTCGCGGCCGCCGGCATTCCGTTCATTTTCGATCCGGGCCAGGGCCTGCCGCTCTTCGACGGCGCGCAGTTACGCCGCATGATTGAACTTGCCACCTACGTGGCGGTCAACGATTACGAAGCAAAATTGGTCAGCAACAAGACCGGCTGGTCGATCGAAGAAATCGCCGGCCGTGTGCAGGCGCTGATCGTCACGCGCGGCGAGCACGGCTCGCAGATTCACCATGCGGGCCAGTGCGAAGAAATTCCCGTTGTCCACGCAGCGCGCGTGCTCGACCCGACCGGTTGCGGCGACGCCTTCCGCGGCGGCCTTCTGTACGGGATCGAAAAGGGGCTCGACTGGGCGACGACGGGCCGCCTCGCGAGCCTGATGGGCGCGCTCAAGATCGAGCAGCAAGGACCGCAAAACTACGCGCCTTCGCGCGGCGAAATCGATGAGCGATTCAAGCAGGCTTTCGGATACGGCCTGCAGTAATTCAGTGGAGCAACCAAAAAATGAGAACAACCACCCGTGTGGTTCTGGCAATGACGGTCGTCGGTTCGCTGACGATGACGGGGTGCGCGTATAACAGCAGCTCGTCGGACGTCTACACGGCCTCGCAGGCGCAGCGCGAGGCAACGGTGCGCTTCGGCACCGTCGAAAGCGTGCGCGCCGTGAAGATCAGCTCGAACAACGGCCAGCCGAGCGGGATCGGCGCGCTGGGCGGCGGCGCTCTCGGCGCGGTGGCGGGTAGCGCGGTCGGCGGCGGCAAAGGCTCGATCGCGACCGCGATCATTGGCGGCATCGCCGGCGCGGTGGCGGGCAACGCGATCGAGAACGGCGTCGCGGTGCAAAACGGCGTGGAAGTCACGGTGCGGCTCGACAACGGCGACCTGCGCGCCATCACCCAAAGCGCCAACGGCGAAATCTTCCAAGCCGGCGATCGCGTCCGTCTGCTCTCGAGCGGCGGCGTAACCCGCGTCACGCACTGACCCGCACTGACCGTTCTCGGCCCGCTCCGGGCCATTCCGTTCCCGTCCCTCTAGTCGCCTGCGCTGTGACACAACGCAGGCCGCTAGGCGCGATGGAACGCGTCGTCAGCACGTCCCGCACGTCGGCGTTCCCTGGGCATAAAAAATCCCGCCACCGGAAACCGGTGACGGGATTCGGGCTGAGTAGCATTACTCAACCGTGTGGCACGTCGCGACGTGCCGAGTTACCGCCTCGAGTTGTTACGGACGGCTGCCGGTCGGAAACGGCCATGCAGCAGCCGGGTTCAACGCGGTCTTCACCGTAGCAGCAGGAGCCGTCGACGCAGCGGGTGCCGCAGCGGGAGCAGGCGCAGCAGCGGCCTTCTTCGCAGCAGCCTTCTTCGCCGGTGCTGCCTTCTTGGCAGGCGCAGCCTTCTTCGCAGCAGGGGCAGCCTTCTTGGCGGCAGCCTTCTTCGCAGGCGCAGCTTTCTTCGCCGCAGCCTTCTTAGCAGGCGCCTTCTTCGCAGCGGCCTTCTTCGCGACAACCTTCTTCGCAGCAGCCTTCTTAGCCGGTGCGGCCTTCTTCGCAGCAACCTTCTTCACTGCGACTTTCTTGGCTGCAACCTTCTTCACCGCGACTTTCTTCACCGCGACTTTCTTGGCTGCAACCTTCTTCACCGCGACTTTCTTCGCTGCGACCTTCTTGGCAGCAACCTTCTTCACGGCGACTTTCTTCGCTGCAACCTTCTTCACAGCGGCCTTCTTAGCCGGAGCAGCCTTCTTCGCTACGGTCTTCTTCACGGCCGGTTTCGCAGCGGCTTTTTTAGCTGCGGGTTTTTTCTTGGCGAGTGCCATCATTTTCTCCTTCAGGTTTTCAGATGAGAGTTAATTCAAACTACACCCTTCGTCAAAACCCGCTTCCCGCTGCACGCTTATCAAGGCGTGCGCTGCGAAGCGGGCTATTCATCGGCGTACGCGCTTCCCGCTTGCTTACGCTAATGAATACGGTAAGGCGCGCCGTGCCAGCGGGCACCGCACGCCAAGTCCAGTCAGCTTCGAGGCGCTCTGCTGCGCGCACTTCTGCGCTCAGGCCGCTCTCGAATGCCGGCAATCGTTTGAGCAAGCCGACGGCATGGCCGCCGGCTTTTTCCGGGGGGAAGTTTGCCCATCCCACTGAAGGGTTCGCAAAGTGCCTGTCATGTTTGTGGGCCGCGGATCGCACCGCTAAGCCACTGGGCACGCTTTGCATCAGGCGTTTCTGCTCCTAAGCACGTTTGCCGGGGCTCTCGCCGCCGGCATCCCCATCAAGTTCGTTGGTCGACACGCGCCGGGTCACTCCCAGGACAGCGCACCGCCAGTCTGATATTCAATGACCCGCGTCTCGAAGAAGTTGCGCTCCTTCTTCAAATCGATCATCTCGCTCATCCACGGGAACGGGTTCTCCTCGTTCGGGAACAGCGGATCGAGGCCGATCTGCTGGCAACGGCGGTTGCAGATGAAGCGCAGATAGCTCTTGAACATCGACGCATTGAGGCCGAGCACCCCGCGCGGCATCGTGTCTTCTGCGTAGCGATATTCGAGGTCGACC comes from Trinickia violacea and encodes:
- a CDS encoding DUF3426 domain-containing protein, producing the protein MLLATRCPHCETVFRIQETQLALRGGLVRCGHCQSVFNASENLVDPETGAKPLASGAPAETPSAPEPAAATASPVPETAAPQAPAQNESAQPAPNFGSGAWDMWAPATDAQIDPALRHDVETLARHAQVAVPGSLVPEAKPEPAPEAAPPAAVHAEHGAAHPPSESGDMREPSFTAWPGPEMRAEPQERVPAATPEQAEEPTFPNKVASSWGADPEPHFGAPEPEASATQTSTSEPSGANSFAAQRRTSSPFEAEPAAANTRNFEVMREKRAPEPSRIVWRTIGTLIALVLAVALVAQLAWWRRETVMVYWPSSQALFAQVCEQLSCQISPPRDIDGLQVEASDLRQVDGPHHLELRVPLRNRYNVALAYPAMELTLLDDKNNVAIRRVLWPQDYVRPGTPIAAGLPARTTQTMIVRLDTGNAVASNFRVQIFYP
- the tpx gene encoding thiol peroxidase, producing MSQVTLGGNPIEVSGTFPSAGQQAPEFSLVGKDLKPVTLADFAGKRKVLNIVPSLDTPTCATSTRKFNEAAGKLANTAVIVVSGDLPFAATRFCSTEGIENVVTASTFRGHDFAKAYGVDVTSGPLTGLTARAVVVLDEQNKVLHAELVGEIKDEPNYDAALAALK
- a CDS encoding carbohydrate kinase family protein, whose translation is MATLICGSLAYDNIMTFQGRFRDHILPEQVHILNVSFLVPTMRREFGGCAGNIAYALKLLGGDARIMATLGAVDAQLYLDRLDSLGLTKAHVRVLPDTYSAQAMITTDLDNNQITAFHPGAMMESHLNRADEAPGVKLGIVAPDGYDGMVQHSEQFAAAGIPFIFDPGQGLPLFDGAQLRRMIELATYVAVNDYEAKLVSNKTGWSIEEIAGRVQALIVTRGEHGSQIHHAGQCEEIPVVHAARVLDPTGCGDAFRGGLLYGIEKGLDWATTGRLASLMGALKIEQQGPQNYAPSRGEIDERFKQAFGYGLQ
- a CDS encoding glycine zipper 2TM domain-containing protein, whose translation is MRTTTRVVLAMTVVGSLTMTGCAYNSSSSDVYTASQAQREATVRFGTVESVRAVKISSNNGQPSGIGALGGGALGAVAGSAVGGGKGSIATAIIGGIAGAVAGNAIENGVAVQNGVEVTVRLDNGDLRAITQSANGEIFQAGDRVRLLSSGGVTRVTH
- a CDS encoding histone H1-like DNA-binding protein is translated as MALAKKKPAAKKAAAKPAVKKTVAKKAAPAKKAAVKKVAAKKVAVKKVAAKKVAAKKVAVKKVAAKKVAVKKVAVKKVAAKKVAVKKVAAKKAAPAKKAAAKKVVAKKAAAKKAPAKKAAAKKAAPAKKAAAKKAAPAAKKAAPAKKAAPAKKAAAKKAAAAPAPAAAPAASTAPAATVKTALNPAAAWPFPTGSRP